The following proteins are co-located in the Apium graveolens cultivar Ventura chromosome 5, ASM990537v1, whole genome shotgun sequence genome:
- the LOC141661917 gene encoding G-type lectin S-receptor-like serine/threonine-protein kinase At4g27290 — MMVEQYTMGATAAVILLSTLLSTLTNSIVVDTIRANQTIRDGETITSARGEFQLGFFSPGSSTNRYLGIWYKKISNGTVLWVANRDTPIKNNLAVVTINHKGITLRTADVVVWSSNVSKTMQNPIAQLLDSGNLVVRDDDHEKNNAKDFIWQSFDYPGDTFITGMKPGIDFVTGLHRYYTSWKSVDDPSTGSYTVRIDPNGFPQFFRFKGSARWTRTGPWNGVQFSGTPKLNPNGIWTEKFVFNEKEIYYMFGLVNSTSAYIRRTITPNGDTKHFIWNYQKQMWITYFTEIVGDCDTYGFCGVNGICNINSSPRCECLRGFIPKFPDKWEAVDWTGGCVRKTELDCRTKVGFMKYLGVKLPDTRYSTYDMKISLQECAKLCLNNCSCTAYANADITSGGSGCILWFNDLIDIKGYTEDGQDIYVKMPASELVDSLRLRAKKPMWIIPISLVLTVVIALLFLLVLRKRKQTEDNLKLSSETVALNKIESEDRELPLVDFKRIVKATDNFSQDKKLGEGGFGPVYKGMLNDGKEIAVKRLSKNSGQGLDEFINEVSCIAKLQHRNLVTLLGCCTERGERILIYEYMANKSLDSFIFDQSRNSMDWLKLYNIIIGIARGLLYLHQDSKLRIIHRDLKASNILLDHEMNPKISDFGMARIFEGSQTEANTARIVGTYGYMSPEYAIDGVFSVKSDVYSFGVLTMEIISGKKNRLFSHPDHSLNLLGHAWKCYKEDKLSGLINEVILESRNQMQVVRVIQIGLLCVQEDPIDRPVMSQVVLMLSSNMKLPHPKKPGFFMERILPGTEHLLSNDNFSSGNQLTITAILPRE; from the exons ATGATGGTAGAGCAATATACAATGGGTGCAACTGCCGCTGTTATATTGTTGTCCACCCTGTTATCAACTTTGACAAACTCCATAGTAGTAGATACCATCAGAGCAAACCAGACCATTAGGGATGGTGAGACCATCACCTCGGCCAGAGGAGAATTTCAGCTTGGTTTTTTTAGCCCCGGTAGCTCTACAAATCGATATTTGGGTATCTGGTACAAGAAAATTTCTAATGGGACGGTTTTGTGGGTTGCCAACAGAGATACTCCTATCAAGAATAACTTGGCCGTCGTAACGATCAATCACAAGGGAATCACATTGCGCACAGCTGATGTGGTAGTATGGTCATCGAATGTGTCTAAAACGATGCAGAATCCCATTGCGCAGCTATTAGATTCAGGAAATTTGGTTGTAAGGGATGATGATCATGAAAAAAACAATGCAAAAGATTTTATTTGGCAGAGTTTTGATTACCCGGGAGATACTTTTATTACAGGCATGAAGCCTGGAATAGATTTTGTAACCGGCCTACATAGGTACTACACATCATGGAAAAGTGTCGACGATCCCTCCACAGGGAGTTATACTGTCCGAATTGATCCTAATGGATTTCCACAGTTTTTTCGGTTTAAAGGTTCTGCCAGATGGACTCGGACTGGACCATGGAATGGCGTCCAGTTCAGTGGCACTCCAAAGCTTAATCCAAATGGAATTTGGACCGAAAAATTTGTTTTCAATGAGAAGGAGATCTATTATATGTTTGGTCTCGTCAATAGCACTTCTGCTTATATTAGGCGCACAATAACTCCAAATGGAGACACAAAGCATTTTATATGGAATTATCAAAAGCAAATGTGGATAACATACTTTACCGAAATCGTTGGTGACTGTGATACTTATGGATTCTGTGGTGTTAATGGTATTTGTAACATAAACAGTTCACCAAGATGCGAATGTTTGAGAGGATTCATTCCCAAATTTCCAGACAAGTGGGAAGCAGTAGATTGGACTGGCGGATGTGTTCGCAAGACAGAACTAGACTGCAGGACTAAAGTGGGTTTTATGAAATATTTGGGTGTGAAGTTGCCAGACACGAGGTATTCAACATATGACATGAAAATTAGCCTTCAAGAATGTGCGAAGTTGTGTCTGAACAACTGCAGTTGTACAGCATATGCAAACGCAGATATTACAAGTGGCGGAAGTGGTTGCATCTTATGGTTCAACGATCTAATTGATATTAAAGGCTATACAGAGGATGGACAAGATATTTATGTTAAAATGCCAGCATCTGAATTAG TAGATAGCCTGAGATTGAGAGCAAAGAAACCAATGTGGATCATTCCAATTTCCTTGGTACTGACAGTAGTAATTGCTCTACTTTTCCTGCTTGTATTGAGGAAAAGAAAGCAGACGGAAG ACAACTTGAAATTAAGTTCAGAAACTGTAGCCCTTAACAAAATTGAGAGTGAAGATAGGGAGTTGCCATTAGTTGATTTCAAAAGAATTGTAAAAGCCACGGATAACTTCTCCCAGGACAAGAAGCTTGGAGAGGGCGGCTTTGGACCTGTGTACAAG GGTATGTTGAATGATGGAAAAGAGATAGCTGTGAAAAGGCTTTCTAAGAATTCTGGTCAAGGATTAGATGAATTCATAAATGAAGTATCATGTATTGCTAAACTGCAGCACCGTAATCTGGTGACACTTCTTGGTTGCTGCACAGAGAGAGGAGAAAGGATTTTGATATACGAATATATGGCGAATAAAAGCTTAGATTCATTCATATTTG atcaatcaagaaatTCAATGGATTGGCTGAAACTATACAACATAATAATTGGAATTGCGAGGGGACTTCTATATCTTCATCAAGATTCAAAGCTAAGAATCATTCATAGAGATCTCAAAGCAAGTAATATATTACTTGATCATGAGATGAATCCAAAGATATCAGACTTTGGCATGGCAAGAATATTTGAAGGAAGTCAAACAGAAGCAAATACAGCTAGAATTGTCGGGACATA TGGTTACATGTCTCCCGAGTATGCTATTGATGGAGTGTTCTCTGTTAAATCGGATGTGTATAGCTTTGGTGTTTTAACTATGGAGATAATAAGTGGAAAGAAGAACAGACTTTTCAGTCATCCTGATCACAGCTTAAACCTACTTGGACAT GCATGGAAATGTTACAAAGAAGACAAGCTTTCTGGACTTATCAATGAGGTGATATTGGAGTCAAGAAACCAGATGCAAGTGGTTCGAGTTATACAAATTGGACTATTATGCGTTCAAGAAGATCCAATAGACAGACCAGTTATGTCCCAAGTAGTTCTAATGTTGAGCAGTAACATGAAACTGCCTCATCCTAAGAAACCTGGTTTCTTCATGGAGAGAATATTGCCCGGCACAGAACACTTGTTAAGCAACGATAACTTTTCATCAGGCAACCAGCTAACTATTACAGCTATCCTACCTCGGGAATAG